In one window of Natrinema halophilum DNA:
- a CDS encoding VOC family protein has product MTTPSNTDTLPQETRIGRTALRVNDLDELTEFYRTVVGLSVLEESETRSVLGDADNPLLVLEGDADAPTRHRSGAGLYHTAFRVPSRAALGDALARIRTHWHLGGASDHWVSEALYLTDPEGNGIEIYRDFPRDEWPRSDDGRVRISTEPLDLDSIEAVATGDTQAPPETDIGHIHLEVSSLDTFRDFYVDTLGFDLQTTVPAAAFVSAGGYHHHIGANTWQHRTAPVNGRGLSWFEVIVPDQDALTAVQSRLESREILVSETDGGFIIHDPDEIEVRIRIDPSAL; this is encoded by the coding sequence ATGACCACGCCATCGAATACTGACACGCTCCCGCAGGAGACACGTATCGGTCGAACTGCACTCCGTGTCAACGACCTCGACGAGCTGACCGAGTTCTACCGAACCGTCGTTGGCCTTAGTGTGCTCGAAGAATCCGAAACACGTTCCGTTCTCGGTGATGCGGACAACCCGCTGCTCGTCTTGGAGGGTGACGCAGACGCACCGACACGGCACCGGTCGGGTGCCGGGCTCTACCACACCGCCTTCAGAGTGCCTTCGCGGGCGGCGCTCGGTGATGCGCTGGCTCGGATACGGACCCACTGGCACCTCGGCGGCGCGTCCGACCACTGGGTTAGCGAGGCCCTGTACCTCACTGACCCGGAAGGGAATGGGATCGAAATTTACCGCGACTTCCCACGCGACGAGTGGCCCCGCAGCGACGACGGCCGTGTTCGGATCAGTACAGAGCCGCTTGACCTCGACAGCATCGAAGCCGTGGCCACGGGCGACACGCAGGCCCCTCCCGAAACGGATATCGGACACATCCATCTTGAAGTCTCTTCGCTGGACACGTTCAGGGACTTCTACGTGGACACCCTCGGGTTCGACCTGCAAACGACCGTGCCTGCCGCAGCGTTCGTGTCCGCGGGTGGATATCACCACCATATCGGCGCGAATACCTGGCAGCACCGAACAGCCCCTGTCAATGGGCGTGGGCTGTCGTGGTTCGAGGTGATTGTCCCGGATCAGGACGCTCTCACTGCTGTGCAATCGCGACTGGAAAGCCGAGAGATTCTAGTAAGCGAGACGGATGGCGGTTTCATCATCCACGACCCCGACGAGATCGAGGTTCGAATTCGGATCGATCCGTCTGCGCTGTAA